GTCTCACAAGCAGCAGTTTATTTTCCTGTGTAAGGGCAATAATAGCTACTGCCCCGGGATGTTTTACAATCTCGCGCTTGCTTTTGTTGCCGTTGGGAAGCAGGACTTCCTGTATTTCTAAATCTATGATCTTTCCAGAATAAACCGGGGTTGTTGATAGTGTCGTTTCTTTTAAATGATCCATTGCTTGTCTCACTCCTGGTTCTATATCTTATTTGGCTACATAAAGTCTATCATAAGCCGGTAATGATGAACACGATAACGCCATATTGAGGAGGAAACCCGTGAAAGTGTATATCCAGCATAATGGTGTAACAATGGTAGGAAAAGCTTGGCAGATTAAATATATGCTCAAGCAATATATGAAGCAGCATTCCACTGTAAAGGAGTGGATCACTTCCTCTCCAGGACATAAACGCTGACCCGTTCCAGGCTGGAAGGTTTTTTTTTGCCTGTTTTCATGCTACTCTTTTTGTAATTCATTCATACAAGGAGATGATTTTCCCATGAAGCAGAATAAACTTGGAGCCTCTGATTTGTTTGTAAGCGAAATCGGACTCGGCTGCATGTCCATTGAGCCTGGTAATGAAACAGAAGGAAGAGAAATGATTCGAAGAGCGTATGACGAAGGCGTCACTTTTTTCGACACCGCTGATCTTTATCACTTCGGCTGGAATGAAGAATTTGTAGGAAAAAGCGTAAAGCCTTTCAGAGACAAGGTCGTTCTCTCCACTAAAGTTGGCAACCGCTGGACCGCGGATAAAGAGGGCTGGGACTGGGATCCATCAAAGGCATACATAAAAACTGCGGTAAAAGACAGCCTCCATCGCCTGCAGACGGACTACATCGACTTATATCAGCTCCATGGGGGAACCATTGAAGACAATATGGATGAAACCATCGCCGCCTTCGATGAACTGAAAAAGGAGGGCCTCATCCGGGAATATGGCATCTCCTCGATCAGACCAAACGTGATATCGTATTATGCTGAACATTCAGACATCGTGAGTGTCATGATGCAATACAGCATTCTTGACCGTCGCCCGGAGGAAGAGATGCTTGATTTTCTTCATGATAAAAACATCAGCGTGATCGCACGCGGACCTGTTGCGAAAGGCTGGCTCTCTAAACGAGCGCTGCAGCGCAACGAGAGCGATCAGTACCTGGATTATGAAGGAAAGGAGATCCAGGAGCTCGTCAAACACCTGTACAGCGAATTTGGAAGTGAAATCCGTTTGAGCCAGACTGCGATCCGTTATGCTCTTCATCACCCTGCCGTCGCTACGGCTATTCCAGGCGCGAGTTCTGTGGAACAGCTTCTTTCCAATATCGGAACCAGCACTATGCATGAACTGGCTTCCGATGAGGTTAGCGCTATCCGTTCGTTGTCTAAAAAGAACGTCTATGAACAGCATAGAAGATAAAATAAAAAAAGCTTCACGGCTGTCATCATGGGCGGCCGTGAAGCTTTTATTTATGAAACGTTCTCTATAATCATGGCAATTCCCTGGCCTCCGCCGATGCAAAGGCTCGCTAAACCATACTTACCGCCCCGGTTCCGGAGTTCATAAGATAATGAAAGCAAGAGCCTTGCTCCACTTGCTCCCACTGGATGGCCGAGTGCAATCGCTCCGCCGTTGACATTGGTTTTTTCCCGATCTAGCCCCAATTCTTTCTCAACCGCCAGATACTGTGAAGCAAACGCTTCGTTTACTTCAACCAGGTCCATGTCTCCAATCGTCAGGTTTGCTTTGGCCAATGCCTTTTGTGCGGCAGGAACTGGGCCGATTCCCATAATCTTTGGATCAACCCCGCAGACTGCCCATGACACAATTTTCGACATCGGTTTAACTCGTTTGTTCTGAACGCTTTCCTCTCCTGCCAGAATAAGAGATACAGCACCATCATTGATCCCGCTTGAATTTCCTGCTGTTACGGTTCCGTCTTTTTTAAACGACGGCCTCAGTGCCAAAAGCTGTTCCAGAGTGGAGTCGGGTTTGACGAGTTCGTCAGTTTCCAGCTGCAGCTTCCTCTTTTCATCAACTGCAACCGCAATGATCTCTTCAGCAAAACGGCTGCTGCTAATCGCTCTTGCCGCCCTTTGGTGGCTCAAAAGC
This genomic stretch from Fictibacillus marinisediminis harbors:
- a CDS encoding aldo/keto reductase; protein product: MKQNKLGASDLFVSEIGLGCMSIEPGNETEGREMIRRAYDEGVTFFDTADLYHFGWNEEFVGKSVKPFRDKVVLSTKVGNRWTADKEGWDWDPSKAYIKTAVKDSLHRLQTDYIDLYQLHGGTIEDNMDETIAAFDELKKEGLIREYGISSIRPNVISYYAEHSDIVSVMMQYSILDRRPEEEMLDFLHDKNISVIARGPVAKGWLSKRALQRNESDQYLDYEGKEIQELVKHLYSEFGSEIRLSQTAIRYALHHPAVATAIPGASSVEQLLSNIGTSTMHELASDEVSAIRSLSKKNVYEQHRR
- the mciZ gene encoding Z-ring formation inhibitor MciZ, translating into MKVYIQHNGVTMVGKAWQIKYMLKQYMKQHSTVKEWITSSPGHKR
- a CDS encoding thiolase family protein — its product is MSSVYVVEGARTPFGSFGKSLKNVSSMQLGTITAHEALQRAKVNPEEIGEVVYGNVIHSSIDAAYAARHIALRSDIPETVPAMLVNRLCGSGLQAVISSVLSIQTGDAQLALCGGIENMSMSPHATFNQRFQGQKFGNLQLEDMLLHTLTDQYIGCGMGITAENLAEIYGITREEQDQYALLSHQRAARAISSSRFAEEIIAVAVDEKRKLQLETDELVKPDSTLEQLLALRPSFKKDGTVTAGNSSGINDGAVSLILAGEESVQNKRVKPMSKIVSWAVCGVDPKIMGIGPVPAAQKALAKANLTIGDMDLVEVNEAFASQYLAVEKELGLDREKTNVNGGAIALGHPVGASGARLLLSLSYELRNRGGKYGLASLCIGGGQGIAMIIENVS